AGATTAAGGCTGCAGTAAATGACACCTTATACTTCTCTTACCTTGGATACAAATCTCTTAAAGTACGCGTGAGCGGTGACTGGATTAAATACGGAGACGTAAAAATCCAAATGACAGAGATAGGTATTGCACTTGAAGAAGTTGTGGTTCAAGAAATTGAGCTTACTGGATATCTAGAAATTGATGCAAAGAGAGTTCCTATTTACAGCAATCAGCGATACAGTATATCTGGTCTAAATTCTGGTTACGAGGTAGGAAAAAGTCAGCCAGGAGCTATATCTAGAGTATTGAGCTCTATTTTCAATCCTGCAGATTTTCTTTATAATATTTTTAGCAGAAAGAAAGGCCAACTTCGTAAGCTTAGGCAAATGAAGGAAGATGATAAAGTACGTAATCTCCTAGAGCGTAAATTTGACCGTGAGACACTAAGTGCATTACTTCAAATAGATCGTGTTGATATAGATGCAATACTCAAAAATTGTAGCTACTCAGATAATTTTATCATGAGCGCAAATGATCTTCAAATTCTCGATGCAATAAGTGAATGTTATGAAGAGTACAGAGTACTTCAAAGAAAAGATTAATTATCTATTAAACAGATAAACAAAAAGCCCGCTAGATTTAGCGGGCTTTCGGTTTTATGTACTATTTTAAATAGTACGCTTTCGCGAAAATATGATTTTTATAATGCAGCTATAATATCTTCTGGATCTGCTCTAAGTTTATAATCTTCTGACAGAAAATGATAAGAAACCTCTCCGTTTTGGTCTATAATATACGTGGCAGCGATAGGAAGTTCATTTGCATTATTACCTTGACTCTCTAAAAGATCAATGCCAAATTTCCCATATAATTCCGCAAGTGCCTCTGGAAGTTTAAAAACTAAATTGAGTGATCTTGCTAATTCGTTATTTTTACTAGTAAGGACTTCAAAATCTAGCTGATTTTTCTCCTTAGTTGATAAAGAATTATCTGGTGTCTCTGGAGTAATAGCAATAAGTGTTGCGCCTTTATCCTTAATTTGAGGTAACACCTCTTGAAAAGCTTTAAGTTCTAAGTTACAATAAGGACACCATCCACCTCTATAAAAGGTAATCACTACCTTACCTTTTTGTAATTGCTCACTTAGCGTGATAGTTTTTCCTTGAGCATTTGGCAATGTAAAGTCTGGAAATTTATCTCTTGTCTTTACAGCATGCTTCAATATATCTGTAGCTTCAAGATCTTCAATAGCTTTTCTCATGATGTCTTGAGCAGCGCCAGGATGACGTTTTATACTGTTATCTGCAAGTTCTTTTAGTGATGCGGTAAGTTTCATAATTTGAATTTTTCAATTTACATCTTGGTCTTTAAAAGTGCATCAACTTTACACTTATTGACAGCTTATATTTTAAGAAATCAAATTTTCGCGAAAGCGTACTTCTACCCTCTTTCTTCTAGAAATCTTTGCTCAATTCCTTCCACATCTTTAATCATCTTACGTGTCCACTCAAGTTTTTTATCAAAAAGCTCTTGCTCCGTAAATTGCCAAGAATTACTTGATTGCTTGAGCTTAGTCATAATATGCTGTAAGGTTATTGCCGCAGAAACTGAGATATTGAGACTC
The genomic region above belongs to Dokdonia sp. Dokd-P16 and contains:
- a CDS encoding carboxypeptidase-like regulatory domain-containing protein; this encodes MKKIILNLLIFSAVAVGYSQEIDTISDPTEAQEKLEDGFIDGKVLSSSTDITLQNVNILNLSNFKGATTDKYGRFEIKAAVNDTLYFSYLGYKSLKVRVSGDWIKYGDVKIQMTEIGIALEEVVVQEIELTGYLEIDAKRVPIYSNQRYSISGLNSGYEVGKSQPGAISRVLSSIFNPADFLYNIFSRKKGQLRKLRQMKEDDKVRNLLERKFDRETLSALLQIDRVDIDAILKNCSYSDNFIMSANDLQILDAISECYEEYRVLQRKD
- a CDS encoding peroxiredoxin-like family protein — protein: MKLTASLKELADNSIKRHPGAAQDIMRKAIEDLEATDILKHAVKTRDKFPDFTLPNAQGKTITLSEQLQKGKVVITFYRGGWCPYCNLELKAFQEVLPQIKDKGATLIAITPETPDNSLSTKEKNQLDFEVLTSKNNELARSLNLVFKLPEALAELYGKFGIDLLESQGNNANELPIAATYIIDQNGEVSYHFLSEDYKLRADPEDIIAAL